CATCCGGCGGGCCGGATGCTAGGCCTACGAAGCTTTGCCTACCGGTTCCAGTCGGTGGTCTTTCTGGGTTGACCCGTCAGGTCTGAAACAATGATGTCTGCGATTCGCTCCCCTGCCCGACCATCGCCGTAGGGGTTCTCTGCCAGCGCTAGCCTTTCTCCACCGAGGACGGCCCGGGCGCGCTCCAAAATTTTGTCTCGATTCGTGCCCACCAGCTCCGCGACCCCCGCTTCGATTCCCTCTGGCCGTTCGGTCACCTCCCGAAGGACGAGCACATGTGTGCCAAAGGTGGGGGCCTCTTCTTGAATCCCCCCTGAGTCGGTCAGGACCAAATCGGCTGCCTTAAGAGCACCCACGAGGTCAAAGTAGTCCAGGGGTGGAGTCAGATGGATTCGGGGGTGTCCCGCGAGCAAATCCTGGGCCGGGCCCTGCACGTTCGGGTTGGGATGCACAGGGTAGACGATCGCAACGTCCTCGAACTCGTCCGCGAGGGCACGAACCGCTCCAAATAGCTCTCGGAGGGGCTCACCAAACGATTCACGCCGATGCGCAGTGAGGAGAATCAGCCGCGTCTCCTCCGCCAAGACCTCACGCAGTGTCGCGTTGGAGGTCGGTCGGTTCATCGCCGACACACCGCGTAGCGCGTCTACAACCGTATTGCCAGTCACAGAAATGCGATCGTGGGGCGTGTTCTCCTGGAGCAAAAGCTCCCGGGCCCGGGCAGTTGGCGCGAAATGGTAATCTGCGATCACATCCGTCATATGCCGGAGCGCCTCTTCAGGGAACGGGGCGCGCTTGTCCCCGCTCCGAAGGCCCGCTTCCACGTGCCCGACTCGCACATTTTCGAAGAAGCCCACGAGAGCTGCGCTGAACACAGTTGCCGTGTCTCCCTGCACCAATAGCACGTTCGGTCGGAACTCCTGCACCACGCGCCGCAGGCCGTCCATGGCGCCGTGGAGGACATCGTAGAGGCTTTGCCCCTCCTTCATGATGCCCAGGTCATACTGCGGCTCGAGGTCGAACGCCGTGAGCACCTGGTCGACCAGCGTCGTGTGTTGTCCTGTGAGGGCTACTCGGGTCTCGACCAAGGGTGCAAACGTTCGGAGGGCCGCGGCTACCGGTGCCATCTTGATCGCCTCGGGGCGGGTTCCGACGACCACGAGGACACGGTGTTCAGTGATTGTCAGAGGACCTTCTTTCGTGCCGCTTCGAGCTCGTCACGCAGTTGCGCGATCTGCTCGGACACAAGGCCGAAGCCGAAAAGGAGGAAGCCGAGGGTCTCGAGGAGCATGACCAGGTACAGCAGTGGTCGATACCCCATGGGTGGGATGTATGCGTCGAACCCGAGCATCGGGTGGAGGAATCTGAGATACATGGTTACCGCGGTGACGAATAGCCCCGCCGCGGCCAGTGCGATGCCCGACCCTCCGAACAACAGCAGGGGCTTTCGGGAGAAGAGCAGCAGAAACCACACGGCCACGAGGTCGAGCAGTCCGACGAGGATGCGGAAGGAGCCCTGATACTTCGCCACACCGGCCCGACGGGGGTGCAGTTCGATGTCGATTTCTGAGACGGATGCGCCGCGAGCGTGGGCAAGCACGACAAAAAACCGATGCCAGTCGTGTCTCAGGAGAATTCCGTCGAGCACCTCGGCCCGGAATGCCTTCATGGAATTCAGGTCCGAGACCGGTACATCGAAGATGCGCCGAGATAGACGGTTGTAGATCGTGGACACGCCACGCTTGCCGTACTTTCCGGTCTTCCGTCCGGTTATGATGTCCCAGCCCTCATCGAGCTTCTCGAGAAAGCGAGGGATCTCATCGGGAGTGTGCTGGAGGTCCGCGTCGAAGAGTACGATGTACCGACCGGATGCCGCCTCTGCCGCCGTGACCAATGCTTCGGTCTTCCCCAGATTCGTCGGGTGCCTGAGAACATGGAATTCAGGCCAGTCCAACGCCTCGGCCTCGGCCAGGTCAGCTGTGCCGTCCGTAGACCCGTCGTCCACGAGGATGACCTCGCCTTCGAGCCCATGACGCTCGAAGGTAGCCCGAAGCTCTCGGACCAGGTCAGGGATCACCGGAGTCTCGTTGAAGGCGGGTACCACGACGGTAAAGTCCCGGCGTAGCGATGTCTCGTCAGCGTGCTCGTTCATGGTCAGATGCGCTTCCGCATGCGAGCCGGCAGGATACTGAGCTGATCGCGGTACTTGGCGACGGTGCGCCGAGCGATCTTAACGCCCTCGTGCTTGAGCAATTCCACGATCGCCTGGTCGGTGAGCGGTTTCTTTGAGTCCTCGTTGGCGATCATGTGTTTAATCTTGTCCCGGACGCCACGCGCTGAGATGTCTTCACCGCTCGCGGTCGTCAGACCACTCGAAAAGAAGTACTTCAGTGAATACACGCCGCTCGGGGTCTGAACGAACTTCTTGTTGGTGACCCTTGAGACGGTCGATTCGTGCATCTCGATGTGGTCCGCGACTTCTCGCAATGTCAGCGGCTTGAGGTACTGGACCCCTCGCTCGAAGAACTCGCGCTGCCGATCGACGATGAAAGTCATCACCTTGAGCATGGTTTGTCGTCGTTGTTCGATCGCCTGAATCATCCATGTAGCCGCATTCAGCTTGCTCGAGATGAACTCCTTGTTCGCGCCTGTGAACTGGCGGTGGTCCTTTGCGACGTCCCGGTACGACTGTGAGATCCGAAGACGTGGCAGGCTCGTGTCGTTGGCGAAAATCATATACTCCCCATCGATCTTTTCAACGATCAGATCAGGTATCACACATTGGTCCGGGTCGACCGAGTACTTGAGCCCGGGTTTCGGATCGAGGTTGCTGATCGAATCGGCTGCGTCCTGGACGTCGAGGTGGGTGACGTCCAGCGTTTTCGCGACTTCTGCGAAGTGGCGGTTGATCAGGGCGTCGAAATGGTCCTCTACGATCTGATAAGCGAGGGAATCCTCTTCGCCGCGCAGGCGCAGTTGAATCAGAATTGACTCACGAACATCCCTGGCGCCCACCCCCGGTGGGTCAAGAGTCTGAATGACTAGGAGAAGCCGCTCGGCCTCGACGACTTCGTAGGGTCGGAATCTCGCCTCGATTTCAGCCAGTTCGTCCGATCTCGCGACCTCATTCGAAATCTGCCAAGCGGGCGAGAGAGCGGTGGCACGAAAATCCTCCAGCCACTCGTTCACGCCGACGACGGCTTCCGCGGGAGTGCAAGCGAGCATCCCCGCGTCATCGATGTTACCGATCAACTCTTCCCCCAGCCTGAGGCCCCGCTCCGACAGCGAGAGCAGCCGGAGTTGACCGTGCAGATGGTCGTGCAGGTCCTGCGCGTCCACTGGCGTGGGCTCGAAGAACTCGCGGTGCTCATACTCTTGGCGTCGCCCGCCAACATCGAATCCGTCGAGGAGAATCTCTTCCCAGTCGACAGAATCGTCGCTCATCGGTTCGTCGGGCGTGTCTTCCTTGAGTTCGACTTCCTGACTTTCGTCTGCCTCGACCATCTCTAGAAGTGGGTTTTCCGCGAGCTGATCCTTCAGATGTGCTTCCAGGTCCAGTAGGGGCATGTAGAGCAACTCCATCGCCTGATAAAGGCGTGGGTTAATCCGCATCTCTTGCCGGAGTTGGGTGCCCTGATAGAGCTTCGCGTTGAAACCGCTCATTCGATTCTACGTGCGAGTGCTGTGCCGTCCGTTTTTCCCTAATGCACGGATTGGACCTATCTCTGTTCTCCTCCTGAACGCGGGAAACGTCCTCTCATCCGTGCGGTCAGCGCGGGGCCAAGATAAATCTCTGCGACCTCGTCATTCCACACGAGTTCGCTCACTGTACCGCTCACGCGAATTCGACCTTCATACATGATGTATGCGCGGTCCACGATCTCCAATGTTTGTTCAACGTTGTGGTCTGAGATGACGACGCCGATTTGGCGATCCTTCAAGCCTCGTACGATTTCCTGGATGTCATGCACGGCGATTGGGTCGATACCCGCGAAGGGTTCATCGAGCAGCATAAACTTCGGCCGCTGGACGAGCGCACGGGTAATCTCGAGTCGGCGGCGCTCCCCTCCTGAGAGCGCGTACGCCTTGCTCTTCCTGAGATTGGAAAGTCCGAGTTCGCCAAGTAGCTCATCGAGACGCGCGTTTTGCTCAGCCTTGGGTAGTCCAAGTGTTTCGAGAATCGCGAGCACGTTGTCTTCGACGTTCAGCTTACGGAAAATCGAGGGCTCCTGCGCCAGGTACCCGAGCCCTTTTCGGGCCCGCTTGAACATGGGAGTCCGTGTGAGGTCCTCATCATCGAGGTGCACGCTCCCTGCCTGTGGGGGAATCAGGCCGACCATCATGTAGAAGGTCGTTGTCTTCCCCGCCCCGTTGGGCCCGAGCAATCCGACGATCTCACCCTGATTCACTTCGATTGAGACGTCGTCCACCACCTTGCGATTGCGATAGCTCTTGGTCAGTCCCTTTGCCCAGACCCGGCTGGAGCCGGCGTGTTGCTCCACCCCGGCGACCGGGGTCGAGTCGACGTGACTGTCCGTAGTCGCTGGTGCGTTTTCTTCGTGCATATCACTCGGCTCTAACGTTGTGTCCACGGTGCATCCTCGCGCGGGGGCGTTTCTTTCGCTGGTTCAGATCGTTCTTCTCGCGGATGAGGCTCCTGGCCCGACCCACTGCTTTGAATCTCTACCGCATCGTCGGAACTCACAGTGTCGATCGCTGTGGTATCCTGGATGACTCTTGACGTGTCGGCTGCCGCGCCAGCGGAGTCGGGTCCCACCAGAGCCGTATCTGCCGGCGGAGGGGGGAGGATCAATGGCTCTAGATGAACCCCGCGCGTCTGCCCCACCACTTGCATCGCAGATACTTGACCCGCATCCATGTCGATCCGGATCTCTGTGCCGGTGACATAGTGCACTGCGGGGGGATCCGTTCCAGTTACCGCACTAGAATCGTTGGGCGGAAGTCGGTAAAGACTGCGAGCACCAGCGAGCGCGACGATGTGCTGCACGTCCATCTGGCCGTCGTCGGCTCCTTCATCGCGAGGTGCGAAAGTGACGACAATAGTGTCCCCCTCGAGCCAGTCCTGAAGCGCGACATCGGGGAGCAATGGGACGTTCAGAGAGTCCCCCGACGAGGAGACGCTGCGCGCTGATCCGGATGCAAACACTCGTTCCTGACGCTCGTTCGGGGCGATGACCTCCAGGGAGTCAGCCGTGAGTCGAAACGTCTTGATGATCGCCTCCGGACGTTCGGCATCGGAGGAGGAGCGCTCGCCATCGACGCGGCGTAGCGACGTGGCCACCAGGCGCTCGAGCGCGCCCTCCCGGAGGAACATCCTGATCTGGGCCGCGGTCAACTCGAGGTCGGTAGCGATCAGCTTCGCGTCACGGGTCGCCCGGACTTCATTGGTCGCAGCACCTGGCGACCCCATTAGAATGGATCGACCTTCGAGCTGATAGGCCGAGCTCTCGACTCGCCCACCACCCTCGAGATTCAACCCGCTGCCGGCCTGGTCGTACTCCGCAGAATCGGCCCAGGCAAAGAGCGAGTCGCGCTGGATCTCGACGGAACCCGCCGCGGCGAAGTATCCACCCCCGCGAAGGAACATTCGATCGCTGACCACCCGGTACGGCTCAGTCGAGGCCGTCTCCTCCGGAACCGGGGGGCGTACCTCGGTGATTGCCGAGCTGTCACCCTCTGCGACTTCCTCGGGCAGCTCAGTGATCAGGGGCGGTGGAGCAAGTCGTGCCACGGGGCGAATTCCGTTGGCTGCGGTCGAGACGGTCATCTCCTCTTCGTCACGGAAGTCCGTCACCAGGAGGAGAACCAGGTCCCCATTATCGATTGTGGAGCCGCCCTCACCGTCTCGAATCGAAACATTGCCGTTGGCCTGGAGGCGGCCTTCGCGCTGAAAGTACCGCGCCTCGTCCGCTCGAAGCTCACGCCCGGGGGCAAGGTAGCGAACCCGACCAATGAGATCCTGCATCCCCCGGTTCTCGTAGGAGACGACAGAGTCAGCAAAGATTTCGACACCGTCGGTACAAACGAAGTGGGGCCCGCCGATATACCAGACCGGTCCAATCTGCGGCAACGTCCGCAAGATGCCGTCATTGCGACCTTTAGAGCCGAACTCGCATCCGTCCATCTGAGCCGCGGCGACGGTGACATCACTTGCCAACAGCGCGCCGAGCAGCACCGATGCGTAGAGGAGGAGGCGACGCGAGGCCGGCCGGCATGGGATGATCATCAGAGAGGCCGAGGTAAGTGTGTTACCGGTTCCGCGGGAGCCCGCCACGCATTCCGCGGATCGCCAGATTCTGAAACGTCATGTCCGATTCAAAGGCCGTGCCGCTGAAAACCGATCCGTCCTTCATTGTCCGGACCGTCGTCAAGTCGCTCCAAACTTTGTCGATGGCCTGATCGTAATAGATCTCGGCGCTCTCGATCCGACTGGAGTCGGAATGAATCAGCAGGACGACGCCACCACGGGCGACCATGCGATTCGTCGCCTGGTTCCACTCGCCATCGGTCCCGCTGACAGTAGCACGTTCGGCTCCATACTCGTCATAGAAGACGAGGGCCATCTGCCGCAATAGAGCGGTTGATGTCTCTTCGTACACAAAGGCGGTGTCTGCTTCCATCCTACCCGAACGTACACCGTTGTCGGTTACGTAGCTGAGCATGCCAAACACCACATAGTCCGCCTCCATCGCCTGTAACTCTGCGTCGGCCACTGGCGTCTCGAGGTCTCGGTCACAGGCACTGAGTGCACCTGCCAGAACGAGTACGGTAAGACCGCGTACGGCCGAGGGGGCGGATATTCGTCGCGTCATCATTGGGTCACACTGCTCCAGCTTTCATCAGGTCATGCAGATGGATCATGCCCTCCAACCTCCCGTCACCCCCCACCACTGGAAGAGCCATGATTCCGTGCGCCTCCATCCTACTCACTGCAGCCGACCCGAGTTCATTTGGATTTGCCGTCTTCGGCCCGTGGGTCATGACGTCTCGTACGGGGCAAGTTAAAAAATCTGCACTCCGCTCCATGAGTCGAGTCAGATCACCGGCTGTCACTACGCCGCATACGGCTCCGGTCTCATCGACAATCGGCACTGTGCCGCGCATCTCGGCCAGGGGGCCGATCGTATCTCGCATCACCGATGAGTCGCTGAGTGAGGGGTAGGTATCGGAGACCATCACGTCGGTAACCCGGACGGACAGTTTCTGCCCCAGCGCGCCTCCGGGGTGAAGCGCAGCGAAGTCGTCGGGCTTAAAGCCGTTGAGTTGCAGGACGGCAATCGCCAGCGCATCGCCCATCGCGAGAGCGGCCGTACTGGACGAGGTCGGTGCGAGGTCCATTGGGCAGGCTTCCTCCTCTACCGAACAGTCGAGGGCCACGGTTGCCTGCGCGGCGAGTGGGCTCTCGGCTGCCCCGACAAGTGCGACAATCGGCACGCCGAGTCGACTGAAATAGCCGAGGAGTCCATCCATTTCGCCTGCCCGGCCGGATTTCGATACAACGAGCGCCACATCGTCACGAGTTACGACGCCGAGGTCGCCATGGAGGGCCTCGACCGGGTGAAGAAAAATCGCCGGCGACCCAGTCGACGTGAGCGTCCCCGCCAACTTCCGGGCGATGTGACCGCTTTTGCCGATGCCACATGTGATCACACGTCCACCTGCCCTTGCGATCAGTCGACAAGCGTCGGCGAAGTCTGTGTCGAGTCGATCTGACAAGGCAGCCACCGCTGCGGCTTCCAGCTTCAGTACCCGTCGACCCTCTTCTACCATGCGGCTGACGTCGATCTCGGCCGAGCTCGTCATGTGACAGATCGCGCTTTGACGTACCGTTCAATGATCTCGCTCAGTACACCCCTTGCTTCGAGCAGAGCATCGCAAAATTCACGTGCTGCCCCGTGCCCACCTGACCGCGTCGCCTGCCAGTCCGCGACAGCGACGATCGGCGCGGTCGCATTTCTGACAGCCGCCTTGAGTCCGACTAGGCGCATGACGGCCAGGTCCGGAATATCGTCACCGATCATGGCGACCTCGTCCCAGTTGACGCCTTTTCGCTCCAGGAGCTTCTCGACCACCTTGAGTTTGTGAGCGTCCGGCTCTTGGTGACATTCGTCGATGCCGAGTTCCCGCGCTCGCAGCGCGGTCGCTTCCGACACGCGGCCCGAAACGATCGCGACTTCAATGCCGCCCCAGCCGAGCATCTTGATACCGACACCGTCCTGAATGTCGAAGCGCTTCAGTTCCAGAGTTGAGCCGTCGCTAGCCTCACCCAGGTATAAACCTGCATCGGTCAGCACTCCATCTACGTCGAAGATCACGAGTCGGATCTTTTGAGCTAGGATCGCATCAATCGGGTTCGCCTGCACGCTCATGACTGTGCACCTCCAGTTGATACCGCCGGAAGGCTCAGAGCAGCACGAATGCGAAGGACGTCCTCGATTAGGCTAGGCAACTCCGTGAGCGGTAGCATATTCGTGCCGTCCGAGGGCGCCCTGGCAGGATCGGGATGGGTTTCGAGAAAGAGTCCGTCGCATCCAGCAGCAACGGCGGCGCGGACAAGCGCGGGGATATGGGTCGGATCACCCCCACTGGCCCCATCAGCAGCTCCTGGACGCTGAACGGAGTGCGTGCCGTCGAAGATGGCAGGCGCGCCTGTCGCAGCCCTGAGGCGAGCGAAAGAGCGCATATCCACGACGAGATCCCCGTACCCGTGAATCGTCCCGCGTTCGGTGATTGCGATGTCAAATGCACCGGATTGGCGCACCTTGTGCGCGGCCGCTGTCATTTCCTCTGGTGCCATCCATTGACCCTTCTTGATGTTGACCGCCTTTCCGGTTCGCCCGGCAGCCACCAACAGATCTGTCTGTCGACAGAGAAATGCCGGAATTTGCAGGACGTCCATCACTTCACCTGCGGGCTCCGCCTGATAGGGTTCATGGATGTCGGTCAGTACGGCCAGTCCAGTCTCTGCTCGTACCCGCTCAAGTCGAGTCAGCCCGTTGGTAAGGCCTGGTCCGCGCGGGGCCTCGAATGTCGACCGGTTTGCCTTATCGAAAGAGCCTTTGAAAACGATGTCGAGTCCCGTGCTCGCGGCCAAAGCGACAAGTTCTCTCGCGACTTCGAGGTTGAGTCCGTCGTCTTCGAGGGTGCATGGCCCCGCGATGAGTAGGAATCGGTCGAACATGTCGTCGCGCCCCGAGGGAGACTAAGCGCCCACCGGTTGATCGACCGGTGCAGTGCTGTCTCGGCGGGCATGCCGTGATGCCGCGTCGATGAACGAAGCGAAGAGAGGATGTGGACGCGTGGGCCGACTCTTCAGCTCCGGATGGAACTGACCCGCTACAAACCAAGGATGATCGGTGATCTCGATCATCTCTACGAGGCCTCCATCTGGTGATGTACCACTGAAGGTCATGCCTTTTTCCGCCAGTAGGTCGCGGTAGTGGTTATTAACCTCAAACCGATGACGGTGGCGCTCGGAAATCTCCTCCGTTCCGTAGATGTCGCGGGCCCGGCTGCCTTCGGTGAGTGCGCACGGGTACGCGCCCAGGCGCATCGTGCCTCCCTTGGTCGTCACCTGAAGTTGTGAGTCCAATAGAGCGATCACCGAGTCGGGTCCATCCATTGCGAATTCAGAGGAATTCGCTTCCAGAACTCCGCACACGTTTCTGGCGAACTCGATGACCGCGCACTGGAGGCCGAGGCAGATTCCAAGGAACGGCACTCGCTGCTCTCTGGCATACAAGATCGCCTGAAGCATGCCTTCGACTCCGCGGGGGCCGAAGCCACCTGGGATCAGGATGCCGTCAAAGTCGGCCAGACGCTCCAGTCCTTCTCCGTCCTCGAAGGTCTCGGACAGGAGCCACTCGATCGTGACTTTCACATCGTGAGCGATGCCGCCGTGAATGAGAGCCTCCTGCACCGACTTATATGCGTCGACGAGCTCCGTGTACTTCCCGACCACGGCGATGCGTGCCTCCCCGGAGGCCGGGTGCTGCACCCGGCGCACCATGTCCGTCCAGCTGTCGAGATTGGGCTGTGGCATGGGAGAGAGGCCGAGGCGCTCGAGGATCACGTCGTCGGCTCTCTGGCGCTTCAGGGCCAGTGGGACCTCATAAATCGTTGAAAGGTCGGGTGACTCGAGCACCGCATCAATTTCTACGTTGGTGAAGAGGGCGATCTTTCGTTTGATCTCTTTGGAGAGAGGCTGTTCAGCACGACAGATCAGGATGTGTGGCTGAATTCCGATCTCCATTAACTCACGGACTGAGTGCTGGGTCGGCTTGGTCTTCAACTCACCGGCCGCGGCGAGGTAGGGCACGAGAGTCAGATGTACGAAGATCGCATTCTCGCGGCCGACGTCGGCTCGGAACTGCCGAATTGCTTCGAGAAACGGGAGCGATTCGATGTCACCAACCGTTCCACCGATCTCCGTGATGACAACGTCGTGTTCATCCGACAGACGGCTGATCGAAGCCTTGATCTCATCTGTGATGTGCGGAATTACCTGAACCGTCGATCCTAGGTAGTCTCCCCGACGTTCCTTGTTGATAACGTTCTGGTAGATCCGGCCCGTGGTGATGTTGTTGTCCTGCGAGAGCGACTCGTCGATAAAGCGCTCGTAGTGCCCGAGGTCCAGGTCCGTCTCGGCGCCATCGTCCGTCACGAAGACCTCTCCGTGCTGGTACGGCGACAACGTGCCCGGGTCGACGTTGATGTACGGATCAAACTTCTGGAGGGTCACCCTCAGACCCCGTTCCTTGAGCAGGCGCCCGATCGAGGCGGCTGCGATCCCTTTGCCCAGTGAGGATACCACGCCACCTGTGACGAAGATGTATTTGGTTGGCCTGTTCTGCGTGTCGGTCATGGTGTCCGTCATGCGGTGGT
Above is a window of Longimicrobiales bacterium DNA encoding:
- the wecB gene encoding UDP-N-acetylglucosamine 2-epimerase (non-hydrolyzing) produces the protein MVVGTRPEAIKMAPVAAALRTFAPLVETRVALTGQHTTLVDQVLTAFDLEPQYDLGIMKEGQSLYDVLHGAMDGLRRVVQEFRPNVLLVQGDTATVFSAALVGFFENVRVGHVEAGLRSGDKRAPFPEEALRHMTDVIADYHFAPTARARELLLQENTPHDRISVTGNTVVDALRGVSAMNRPTSNATLREVLAEETRLILLTAHRRESFGEPLRELFGAVRALADEFEDVAIVYPVHPNPNVQGPAQDLLAGHPRIHLTPPLDYFDLVGALKAADLVLTDSGGIQEEAPTFGTHVLVLREVTERPEGIEAGVAELVGTNRDKILERARAVLGGERLALAENPYGDGRAGERIADIIVSDLTGQPRKTTDWNR
- a CDS encoding glycosyltransferase family 2 protein, producing the protein MNEHADETSLRRDFTVVVPAFNETPVIPDLVRELRATFERHGLEGEVILVDDGSTDGTADLAEAEALDWPEFHVLRHPTNLGKTEALVTAAEAASGRYIVLFDADLQHTPDEIPRFLEKLDEGWDIITGRKTGKYGKRGVSTIYNRLSRRIFDVPVSDLNSMKAFRAEVLDGILLRHDWHRFFVVLAHARGASVSEIDIELHPRRAGVAKYQGSFRILVGLLDLVAVWFLLLFSRKPLLLFGGSGIALAAAGLFVTAVTMYLRFLHPMLGFDAYIPPMGYRPLLYLVMLLETLGFLLFGFGLVSEQIAQLRDELEAARKKVL
- the rpoN gene encoding RNA polymerase factor sigma-54 produces the protein MSGFNAKLYQGTQLRQEMRINPRLYQAMELLYMPLLDLEAHLKDQLAENPLLEMVEADESQEVELKEDTPDEPMSDDSVDWEEILLDGFDVGGRRQEYEHREFFEPTPVDAQDLHDHLHGQLRLLSLSERGLRLGEELIGNIDDAGMLACTPAEAVVGVNEWLEDFRATALSPAWQISNEVARSDELAEIEARFRPYEVVEAERLLLVIQTLDPPGVGARDVRESILIQLRLRGEEDSLAYQIVEDHFDALINRHFAEVAKTLDVTHLDVQDAADSISNLDPKPGLKYSVDPDQCVIPDLIVEKIDGEYMIFANDTSLPRLRISQSYRDVAKDHRQFTGANKEFISSKLNAATWMIQAIEQRRQTMLKVMTFIVDRQREFFERGVQYLKPLTLREVADHIEMHESTVSRVTNKKFVQTPSGVYSLKYFFSSGLTTASGEDISARGVRDKIKHMIANEDSKKPLTDQAIVELLKHEGVKIARRTVAKYRDQLSILPARMRKRI
- the lptB gene encoding LPS export ABC transporter ATP-binding protein, whose product is MHEENAPATTDSHVDSTPVAGVEQHAGSSRVWAKGLTKSYRNRKVVDDVSIEVNQGEIVGLLGPNGAGKTTTFYMMVGLIPPQAGSVHLDDEDLTRTPMFKRARKGLGYLAQEPSIFRKLNVEDNVLAILETLGLPKAEQNARLDELLGELGLSNLRKSKAYALSGGERRRLEITRALVQRPKFMLLDEPFAGIDPIAVHDIQEIVRGLKDRQIGVVISDHNVEQTLEIVDRAYIMYEGRIRVSGTVSELVWNDEVAEIYLGPALTARMRGRFPRSGGEQR
- the lptC gene encoding LPS export ABC transporter periplasmic protein LptC, with translation MMTRRISAPSAVRGLTVLVLAGALSACDRDLETPVADAELQAMEADYVVFGMLSYVTDNGVRSGRMEADTAFVYEETSTALLRQMALVFYDEYGAERATVSGTDGEWNQATNRMVARGGVVLLIHSDSSRIESAEIYYDQAIDKVWSDLTTVRTMKDGSVFSGTAFESDMTFQNLAIRGMRGGLPRNR
- a CDS encoding KpsF/GutQ family sugar-phosphate isomerase, translated to MTSSAEIDVSRMVEEGRRVLKLEAAAVAALSDRLDTDFADACRLIARAGGRVITCGIGKSGHIARKLAGTLTSTGSPAIFLHPVEALHGDLGVVTRDDVALVVSKSGRAGEMDGLLGYFSRLGVPIVALVGAAESPLAAQATVALDCSVEEEACPMDLAPTSSSTAALAMGDALAIAVLQLNGFKPDDFAALHPGGALGQKLSVRVTDVMVSDTYPSLSDSSVMRDTIGPLAEMRGTVPIVDETGAVCGVVTAGDLTRLMERSADFLTCPVRDVMTHGPKTANPNELGSAAVSRMEAHGIMALPVVGGDGRLEGMIHLHDLMKAGAV
- a CDS encoding HAD hydrolase family protein codes for the protein MSVQANPIDAILAQKIRLVIFDVDGVLTDAGLYLGEASDGSTLELKRFDIQDGVGIKMLGWGGIEVAIVSGRVSEATALRARELGIDECHQEPDAHKLKVVEKLLERKGVNWDEVAMIGDDIPDLAVMRLVGLKAAVRNATAPIVAVADWQATRSGGHGAAREFCDALLEARGVLSEIIERYVKARSVT
- the kdsA gene encoding 3-deoxy-8-phosphooctulonate synthase; protein product: MFDRFLLIAGPCTLEDDGLNLEVARELVALAASTGLDIVFKGSFDKANRSTFEAPRGPGLTNGLTRLERVRAETGLAVLTDIHEPYQAEPAGEVMDVLQIPAFLCRQTDLLVAAGRTGKAVNIKKGQWMAPEEMTAAAHKVRQSGAFDIAITERGTIHGYGDLVVDMRSFARLRAATGAPAIFDGTHSVQRPGAADGASGGDPTHIPALVRAAVAAGCDGLFLETHPDPARAPSDGTNMLPLTELPSLIEDVLRIRAALSLPAVSTGGAQS
- a CDS encoding CTP synthase, with amino-acid sequence MTDTMTDTQNRPTKYIFVTGGVVSSLGKGIAAASIGRLLKERGLRVTLQKFDPYINVDPGTLSPYQHGEVFVTDDGAETDLDLGHYERFIDESLSQDNNITTGRIYQNVINKERRGDYLGSTVQVIPHITDEIKASISRLSDEHDVVITEIGGTVGDIESLPFLEAIRQFRADVGRENAIFVHLTLVPYLAAAGELKTKPTQHSVRELMEIGIQPHILICRAEQPLSKEIKRKIALFTNVEIDAVLESPDLSTIYEVPLALKRQRADDVILERLGLSPMPQPNLDSWTDMVRRVQHPASGEARIAVVGKYTELVDAYKSVQEALIHGGIAHDVKVTIEWLLSETFEDGEGLERLADFDGILIPGGFGPRGVEGMLQAILYAREQRVPFLGICLGLQCAVIEFARNVCGVLEANSSEFAMDGPDSVIALLDSQLQVTTKGGTMRLGAYPCALTEGSRARDIYGTEEISERHRHRFEVNNHYRDLLAEKGMTFSGTSPDGGLVEMIEITDHPWFVAGQFHPELKSRPTRPHPLFASFIDAASRHARRDSTAPVDQPVGA